From a region of the Geothrix sp. 21YS21S-2 genome:
- a CDS encoding MBL fold metallo-hydrolase, whose product MRVLPLHRPDNADYSCISYWVLGESNLPADRNTLIDTGSTDPANVEYFLGVMARQPKGVGKRAVEQVVLTHGHFDHSGGLRGIEDQFAPDVYAWHPAGRAPRPIRDGMPLTVGDQAAVLLHTPGHSEDSVCVFLPATGTLFSGDTLYRISDHLGSYPQAYLDSLERLSRLDVRAVYPGHGSPITRDASDFIRACLANVSHSPIQD is encoded by the coding sequence ATGCGCGTCCTTCCCCTCCACCGGCCGGACAACGCCGACTATTCATGCATCTCGTACTGGGTGCTGGGGGAAAGCAACCTACCGGCCGATCGAAACACCCTCATCGACACCGGGAGCACCGATCCCGCCAACGTGGAGTATTTCCTGGGGGTGATGGCCAGGCAGCCCAAGGGGGTCGGAAAGCGAGCCGTGGAGCAGGTCGTGCTCACCCACGGCCATTTCGATCACTCGGGGGGCCTGCGGGGCATCGAGGACCAGTTCGCCCCGGACGTCTACGCCTGGCACCCCGCGGGCCGCGCCCCGCGCCCCATCCGGGACGGCATGCCCCTGACGGTGGGGGACCAGGCGGCGGTCCTCCTTCACACCCCGGGGCACTCGGAGGATTCCGTGTGCGTGTTCCTCCCCGCGACCGGAACGCTCTTCTCCGGGGACACCCTCTACCGCATCAGCGACCACCTCGGGTCCTATCCGCAGGCCTACCTGGACTCGCTGGAGCGCCTCTCCCGCCTGGACGTGCGCGCCGTCTATCCCGGCCACGGGAGCCCCATAACCCGGGACGCGTCGGACTTCATCCGGGCCTGCCTGGCCAACGTGTCGCACTCGCCGATCCAGGACTGA
- a CDS encoding protein-glutamate O-methyltransferase CheR — MAYTSFFRDTDALNAIGEIVIPAVAHWRSIRVWDAGCATGEEAFTLAIVFASKLRPFPFRNLDILATDYEESSFPQFGEQIRSGRYSRKDVFWVPQEHRDAYFEATADPEVYQVATEIRDRVRYLQHDLLTLEPPETGQGLIVCKNVIMHFQPDDQVRVLEMFHECLVPGGYLAMDGAQELPRALAGRFIQVEPGIPLFRKPGA; from the coding sequence ATGGCCTATACGTCCTTTTTCAGGGATACCGATGCCCTGAACGCCATCGGCGAGATCGTCATTCCGGCCGTCGCCCACTGGCGTTCGATCCGGGTCTGGGACGCGGGCTGCGCCACCGGGGAGGAGGCCTTCACGCTGGCCATCGTCTTCGCATCGAAGCTGAGGCCCTTTCCCTTCCGCAACCTGGACATCCTCGCCACCGACTACGAGGAGAGCAGCTTCCCGCAGTTCGGCGAGCAGATCCGGAGCGGCAGGTACAGCCGCAAGGACGTCTTCTGGGTGCCCCAGGAGCACCGGGACGCGTACTTCGAGGCCACCGCCGACCCCGAGGTGTACCAGGTGGCCACGGAGATCCGCGACCGGGTGCGCTACCTCCAGCACGACCTGCTCACGCTCGAGCCGCCGGAGACCGGGCAGGGCCTCATCGTCTGCAAGAACGTCATCATGCATTTCCAGCCCGACGACCAGGTGCGTGTGCTCGAGATGTTCCATGAATGTCTTGTGCCTGGGGGCTACCTGGCCATGGACGGGGCCCAGGAGCTTCCCCGGGCCCTCGCGGGCCGTTTCATCCAGGTGGAACCTGGCATCCCGCTGTTCCGGAAGCCCGGCGCCTGA
- the lpxD gene encoding UDP-3-O-(3-hydroxymyristoyl)glucosamine N-acyltransferase, with product MQIGCDQLVAGFAQLFPRTLGDLGVTLERAVPPERADGASLVFASDEGMLLTALAAGAGAIVLPLKLEGRIPEGARAAFLFTRNVKLAMALVLRRHFDASREPFRQQPPVHPGAFVSPEAVIGKGAVIRPGAYVGAGAVIGEGALIGPGCVIEEGARVGADSLLHAMVFLGRGCEVGDRCEIHPNTTVGSDGYAYAQDDQGHHHKVPQLGIVVVEDDVEIQANCAIDRAAFDVTRIGRGTKIDNLCHIAHNCQIGKHVLLTGGFFVAGSSTVGDHCVTGGRTTLTDHVNVCSGVHLGGLSAVTKDITEPGAYGGYPLQPMRKFLRTTSSLPHLPELRRRLAELERAALAQGSLA from the coding sequence ATGCAAATCGGATGCGATCAGCTTGTCGCGGGCTTCGCCCAGCTCTTCCCCAGGACCCTCGGGGACCTGGGCGTCACCCTGGAGCGGGCCGTGCCGCCGGAGCGCGCCGACGGGGCCAGCCTCGTGTTCGCCTCCGACGAGGGCATGCTCCTCACGGCCCTGGCCGCCGGGGCCGGCGCCATCGTCCTCCCCCTGAAGCTGGAAGGGCGCATCCCCGAAGGGGCCCGGGCCGCCTTCCTCTTCACCCGGAACGTCAAGCTCGCCATGGCCCTCGTGCTCCGGCGGCACTTCGACGCGTCCCGCGAGCCCTTCCGCCAGCAGCCCCCCGTGCATCCCGGCGCCTTCGTCTCGCCGGAGGCGGTGATCGGGAAGGGGGCCGTCATCCGCCCCGGGGCCTACGTGGGCGCCGGCGCGGTCATCGGGGAGGGGGCGCTCATCGGTCCGGGCTGCGTCATCGAGGAGGGCGCGCGGGTCGGGGCCGATTCCCTGCTGCACGCCATGGTGTTCCTGGGGCGCGGCTGCGAAGTCGGCGACCGCTGCGAGATCCACCCCAACACCACGGTGGGCAGCGACGGCTACGCCTACGCCCAGGACGACCAGGGGCATCACCACAAGGTCCCCCAGCTGGGCATCGTGGTGGTGGAGGACGACGTGGAGATCCAGGCCAACTGCGCCATCGACCGCGCCGCCTTCGACGTCACCCGCATCGGCCGGGGCACCAAGATCGACAACCTCTGCCACATCGCCCACAACTGCCAGATCGGCAAGCACGTCCTGCTCACCGGGGGGTTCTTCGTGGCGGGCTCCAGCACCGTGGGCGACCACTGCGTCACGGGCGGCCGGACCACCCTCACGGACCACGTGAACGTCTGCTCCGGCGTGCACCTGGGCGGTCTCAGCGCCGTCACCAAGGACATCACCGAGCCCGGAGCCTATGGGGGCTACCCCTTGCAGCCCATGAGGAAATTCCTCCGCACCACCAGCTCGCTGCCGCACCTGCCCGAACTGCGGCGGCGTCTGGCGGAGCTGGAGCGGGCGGCGCTGGCCCAGGGCTCCTTGGCCTGA
- a CDS encoding DUF5777 family beta-barrel protein, with protein sequence MNVRASALCLLATALLAQESEIPLGLNLPNADRLRDWDLGIRFTHRFLEPARGAGKDLYGLDGGTYPGLGLDVGIRAVPGLNAQLYRTSDNKTVTLALQEQLLDGPSLRLAARVERFDETVKQVRLPLGTIGISGAALQLPAEFRRGPVTLLVVPTWLTRTSSSDRALFTFGAGLRWQIAPSHQVLAEYYPRPSRLDAATYSAGGSLGYRFGTRKHRFTLLATTANGTTTHQVLGGDYGGGPRGVNRWALGFNLVRVF encoded by the coding sequence ATGAACGTCCGCGCATCCGCCCTGTGCCTGCTGGCCACGGCCCTCCTGGCCCAGGAGTCGGAAATCCCCCTCGGGCTGAACCTGCCCAACGCCGACCGGCTCCGGGACTGGGACCTCGGGATCCGGTTCACCCACCGGTTCCTGGAGCCCGCCCGGGGCGCGGGGAAGGACCTCTACGGCCTGGACGGCGGCACCTATCCGGGCCTTGGCCTGGACGTCGGGATCCGGGCCGTGCCCGGCCTGAACGCGCAGCTCTACCGGACCTCCGACAACAAGACCGTCACCCTGGCCCTGCAGGAGCAGCTGCTGGACGGGCCCAGCCTCCGTCTGGCAGCCAGGGTGGAGCGGTTCGACGAGACCGTGAAGCAGGTCCGGCTGCCCCTGGGCACCATCGGCATCTCCGGGGCCGCCCTCCAGCTCCCGGCGGAATTCCGCCGGGGCCCCGTGACCCTGCTGGTGGTGCCCACCTGGCTGACGCGCACGTCGTCGTCGGACCGGGCCCTGTTCACGTTCGGCGCGGGCCTGCGGTGGCAGATCGCGCCCAGCCATCAGGTCCTGGCCGAATACTACCCGCGCCCCTCCCGGCTCGACGCCGCCACGTACTCCGCGGGCGGCAGCCTCGGCTACCGCTTCGGCACTCGCAAGCACCGGTTCACCCTGCTGGCCACCACCGCCAACGGCACCACCACCCACCAGGTGCTCGGGGGCGACTACGGCGGAGGGCCCAGAGGCGTGAACCGCTGGGCCCTCGGCTTCAACCTGGTGCGCGTCTTCTAG
- a CDS encoding cytochrome c produces MPILLPLLLLAAPPRTEAELREVFVRTCAACHGRDGSGVSPEGLRLKGRNFTSAVEMEGVTDAEMTSVIRKGLLFGLKMPSYKDQFTEEEIATLVRIVRGARKGRDVAARP; encoded by the coding sequence ATGCCCATCCTCCTGCCGCTCCTGCTCCTCGCAGCGCCACCGCGCACCGAAGCCGAACTGCGCGAGGTTTTCGTACGGACCTGCGCGGCCTGCCACGGCCGGGACGGCTCAGGGGTCTCTCCGGAGGGCCTCCGGCTGAAGGGGCGCAACTTCACCTCGGCCGTGGAAATGGAGGGCGTGACGGATGCGGAGATGACCTCCGTCATCCGGAAGGGCCTGCTTTTCGGCCTGAAGATGCCGTCCTACAAGGACCAGTTCACGGAGGAGGAGATCGCGACCCTGGTGCGCATCGTCCGCGGCGCGCGCAAGGGCCGGGACGTGGCGGCCAGGCCGTGA
- a CDS encoding DUF2231 domain-containing protein, which translates to MPPFNHLHPLIVHFPIALLMFAPALVVLGLAWPAQRRGIHLAALMDLAAGVLSGLAALVTGEAASSLAQRTPALRLALAAHEHYAQLTVAGFAVLTAAFALLWFLPGALGRARLNFLLGLWLVLCAAWLTMLIQTGRLGGLMVHELGTHSEERP; encoded by the coding sequence ATGCCCCCCTTCAACCACCTGCATCCGCTCATCGTCCATTTCCCCATCGCCCTGCTGATGTTCGCCCCGGCGCTGGTGGTGCTGGGCCTGGCCTGGCCCGCCCAGCGCAGGGGGATCCACCTGGCGGCGTTGATGGATCTGGCCGCGGGGGTCCTGTCCGGGCTGGCGGCCCTGGTCACCGGCGAGGCGGCCTCCTCCCTGGCCCAGCGGACCCCTGCGCTGCGACTGGCCCTGGCCGCCCACGAACACTACGCCCAGCTCACGGTTGCGGGCTTCGCCGTGCTCACCGCGGCCTTCGCCCTCCTCTGGTTCCTGCCCGGAGCCCTTGGCCGGGCGAGGCTGAACTTCCTGCTGGGCCTGTGGCTGGTCCTATGCGCAGCCTGGCTCACGATGCTGATCCAGACGGGGCGTCTGGGCGGCCTGATGGTCCACGAGCTGGGCACCCATTCCGAGGAGAGACCATGA
- a CDS encoding methyl-accepting chemotaxis protein — MQFLDNIKMGPKLIASFLITALITVLVGTFGAIKLKNADDSDEMLYQKMLVPVGILGDIMQSNQRMRVNMRDAYLSGDLDRFQTRYQELEQQAAKAEDAYEKTLVSEVGRVAFKKYLEIKKSSTESNNTYFALLRAGKKAQAEDMLYKSNYKIVQDLNAASAELMKTKMDLAKQTSDHNTEQASSAIHAMEILMVFAAILGVLLGIVIARSITRPMALGVDMMNEMSKGHLGKRLKMERKDEIGELARAMDGFADNLQGVVGGLAEIAKGDLTRDWTATDAQDEINPALKTVRANLLAMVEDAAMLNKAALEGKLATRADATRHQGDYRRIVQGVNDTLDAVIGPLNVSAGYVDRISKGDIPPKITDKYNGDFNEIKNNLNTCVDAVNALVADAVMLGKAAVDGKLATRADATKHQGDFRKIVQGVNDTLDAVIGPLNVTADYVDKCAKGIIPPVITDNYNGDFNVIKGNLNKMVVMMSDLLSETDKIIKAAADGQLDTRADASKFVGGWNQLVSGVNDTITNIVNPLNVTADYVEKCSKGIIPPVITTEYKGQYNVIKVNLNAMVTMMSELLKETDKIIRAAADGQLDTRADASKFVGGWNQLVSGVNDTITNIVNPLNVTADYVEKCSKGIIPPVITTEYKGQYNVIKVNLNAMVTMMSELLKETDKIIRAAADGQLDTRADASKFVGGWNQLVSGVNDTITNIVNPLNVTADYVDKVSKGVIPPVITTEYKGQYNVIKGNLNNMVAMMSDLLAETDGLVQAAIGGRLATRATATKFVGGWFQLVDGVNKTLDAVIVPLNVSAGYVDRISKGDIPPKITDKYNGDFNEIKNNLNTCVDAVNSMVADAAMLAKAATEGKLATRADATRHQGDFRKIVQGVNDTLDAVINPINEVQRVMGAMEQGDLTARITADYKGDLQNLRNAVNNSASKLAQALTDISSASNTLASSADELTATSATMTSSAEQMTMQANTAAAGTEQASANVKNMAAGVEEMSANANTVASASEQVTANLRTVGAAVEQMSSNMKTIAASTEQMTGSVNTVATAIEEMSVSLNEVSKNSGQAATVAGKASKSAANTAETVNKLGRSAQEIGKVVDMIKGIAAQTNLLALNATIEAASAGEAGKGFAVVANEVKELAKQTAGATEEIRAQVEDMQGNTQQAVKAIDDIVQIIGEINAISANIAASVEEQTATTNEISKNVGYAARGAAEVARNVQQAATGTNEVSRNVQEAVKGVTDISRNINQLAQGAGDVAKNAGEASKGMNDVSRNVAHVSTAAKDTTRGAGDTNNASKELARLAEKLQQNVSRFKL, encoded by the coding sequence ATGCAATTCCTCGACAACATCAAGATGGGCCCCAAGCTCATCGCCTCGTTCCTGATCACGGCCCTCATAACCGTCCTGGTGGGCACCTTCGGCGCGATCAAGCTGAAGAACGCCGATGATTCGGACGAGATGCTCTACCAGAAGATGCTCGTCCCCGTCGGCATCCTGGGCGACATCATGCAGTCCAACCAGCGCATGCGCGTGAACATGCGCGACGCCTACCTCTCGGGTGATCTGGACCGGTTCCAGACCCGGTACCAGGAACTCGAGCAGCAGGCCGCCAAGGCCGAGGACGCCTACGAGAAGACGCTGGTCTCCGAGGTGGGCAGGGTCGCCTTCAAGAAATACCTCGAGATCAAGAAGAGCTCCACCGAATCCAACAACACCTACTTCGCGCTCCTCCGGGCCGGCAAGAAGGCCCAGGCGGAAGACATGCTCTACAAGAGCAACTACAAGATCGTGCAGGACCTGAACGCGGCTTCGGCAGAGCTCATGAAGACGAAGATGGATCTCGCCAAGCAGACCTCCGACCACAACACCGAGCAGGCCTCTTCGGCCATCCATGCCATGGAGATCCTGATGGTGTTCGCCGCCATCCTGGGCGTGCTCCTGGGCATCGTCATCGCCCGGTCCATCACCCGGCCCATGGCCCTGGGCGTGGACATGATGAACGAGATGTCCAAGGGGCACCTCGGCAAGCGCCTGAAGATGGAGCGCAAGGACGAGATCGGGGAGCTGGCCCGCGCCATGGACGGCTTCGCCGACAACCTCCAGGGGGTGGTCGGCGGGCTCGCCGAGATCGCCAAGGGCGACCTGACCCGCGACTGGACCGCAACGGACGCCCAGGACGAGATCAACCCGGCCCTCAAGACCGTGCGCGCGAACCTGCTCGCCATGGTCGAGGACGCCGCCATGCTCAACAAGGCCGCGCTCGAGGGCAAGCTGGCCACCCGAGCCGACGCCACGCGCCACCAGGGCGACTACCGCCGGATCGTGCAGGGCGTCAACGACACCCTCGACGCCGTCATCGGCCCCCTCAACGTCTCCGCCGGCTATGTGGATCGCATCTCCAAGGGCGACATCCCCCCCAAGATCACCGACAAGTACAACGGCGACTTCAACGAGATCAAGAACAACCTCAACACCTGCGTGGACGCCGTGAACGCGCTGGTCGCCGACGCGGTCATGCTCGGCAAGGCCGCCGTGGACGGCAAGCTCGCCACCCGCGCCGACGCCACCAAGCACCAGGGCGACTTCCGCAAGATCGTCCAGGGCGTCAACGACACCCTCGACGCCGTCATCGGACCCCTCAACGTCACCGCCGATTATGTGGACAAGTGCGCCAAGGGCATCATCCCGCCCGTGATCACCGACAACTACAACGGCGATTTCAACGTCATCAAGGGCAACCTGAACAAGATGGTCGTCATGATGAGCGACCTGCTCTCCGAGACGGACAAGATCATCAAGGCCGCCGCGGACGGTCAGCTCGACACCCGAGCCGATGCCTCCAAGTTCGTGGGCGGCTGGAACCAGCTGGTCTCGGGCGTCAACGACACCATCACCAACATCGTCAATCCGCTCAACGTCACCGCCGACTACGTGGAGAAGTGCAGCAAGGGCATCATCCCGCCGGTCATCACCACCGAGTACAAGGGCCAGTACAACGTCATCAAGGTGAACCTGAACGCCATGGTCACGATGATGTCCGAGCTCCTCAAGGAGACCGACAAGATCATCCGGGCCGCCGCGGACGGCCAGCTCGACACCCGCGCCGACGCCTCCAAGTTCGTGGGCGGCTGGAACCAGCTGGTCTCGGGCGTCAACGACACCATCACCAACATCGTCAATCCGCTCAACGTCACCGCCGACTACGTGGAGAAGTGCAGCAAGGGCATCATCCCGCCGGTCATCACCACCGAGTACAAGGGCCAGTACAACGTCATCAAGGTGAACCTGAACGCCATGGTCACGATGATGTCCGAGCTCCTCAAGGAGACCGACAAGATCATCCGGGCCGCCGCGGACGGCCAGCTCGACACCCGCGCCGACGCCTCCAAGTTCGTGGGCGGCTGGAACCAGCTGGTCTCGGGCGTCAACGACACCATCACCAACATCGTGAACCCGCTCAACGTCACCGCCGACTACGTGGACAAGGTCTCCAAGGGCGTCATCCCGCCCGTCATCACCACGGAGTACAAGGGCCAGTACAACGTCATCAAGGGCAACCTGAACAACATGGTGGCCATGATGTCGGACCTCCTCGCCGAGACCGACGGCCTCGTGCAGGCCGCCATCGGCGGGCGCCTGGCGACTCGAGCCACGGCCACCAAGTTCGTGGGCGGCTGGTTCCAGCTGGTGGACGGGGTCAACAAGACCCTGGACGCGGTCATCGTGCCCCTCAACGTCTCGGCGGGCTACGTGGACCGCATCTCCAAGGGCGACATCCCGCCCAAGATCACCGACAAGTACAACGGCGACTTCAACGAGATCAAGAACAACCTGAACACCTGCGTGGACGCGGTCAACTCCATGGTGGCCGACGCCGCCATGCTGGCCAAGGCCGCCACCGAAGGCAAGCTGGCCACCCGCGCCGACGCCACCCGCCACCAGGGCGATTTCCGCAAGATCGTGCAGGGCGTCAACGACACCCTGGACGCGGTGATCAACCCCATCAACGAAGTGCAGCGGGTCATGGGCGCCATGGAGCAGGGGGACCTCACGGCGCGCATCACCGCCGACTACAAGGGGGACCTCCAGAACCTGCGCAACGCCGTGAACAACAGCGCCTCCAAGCTCGCCCAGGCCCTCACCGACATCAGCAGCGCCTCCAACACCCTGGCCTCCAGCGCCGACGAGCTCACCGCCACCTCGGCCACCATGACCAGCAGCGCTGAGCAGATGACCATGCAGGCCAATACCGCCGCCGCGGGGACGGAGCAGGCCTCCGCCAACGTGAAGAACATGGCGGCGGGCGTCGAGGAGATGAGCGCCAACGCGAACACCGTGGCCTCGGCCTCGGAGCAGGTCACCGCCAACCTGCGCACCGTGGGCGCGGCCGTGGAGCAGATGTCCTCGAACATGAAGACCATCGCGGCCTCCACGGAGCAGATGACGGGTTCGGTGAACACGGTGGCCACGGCCATCGAGGAGATGAGCGTCAGCCTGAACGAGGTCTCCAAGAACTCGGGCCAGGCCGCCACCGTGGCCGGCAAGGCCTCCAAGAGCGCGGCGAACACGGCAGAGACCGTGAACAAGCTCGGACGCAGCGCCCAGGAGATCGGCAAGGTGGTGGACATGATCAAGGGCATCGCCGCCCAGACCAACCTCCTGGCCCTGAACGCGACCATCGAGGCCGCCAGCGCCGGCGAGGCCGGCAAGGGCTTCGCCGTGGTGGCCAACGAGGTGAAGGAGCTCGCCAAGCAGACCGCGGGCGCCACCGAGGAGATCCGCGCCCAGGTGGAGGACATGCAGGGCAACACGCAGCAGGCCGTCAAGGCCATCGACGACATCGTGCAGATCATCGGCGAGATCAACGCCATCTCGGCCAACATCGCCGCGTCGGTGGAGGAGCAGACCGCCACCACCAACGAGATCTCCAAGAACGTCGGCTACGCCGCCCGGGGCGCGGCCGAAGTGGCCCGCAACGTCCAGCAGGCCGCCACCGGCACCAACGAGGTCAGCCGCAACGTCCAGGAGGCCGTCAAGGGCGTCACCGACATCTCCCGCAACATCAACCAGCTCGCCCAGGGCGCCGGGGATGTGGCGAAGAACGCCGGTGAGGCCTCGAAGGGCATGAACGACGTCTCCCGCAACGTGGCCCACGTCAGCACCGCGGCCAAGGACACCACGCGGGGCGCCGGCGACACCAACAACGCCTCGAAGGAACTCGCCAGGCTGGCCGAGAAGCTCCAGCAGAACGTCTCCCGGTTCAAGCTCTAG
- a CDS encoding protein-glutamate O-methyltransferase CheR — protein MGTETIQPSDFRLMREYIEKNCGIVLGEEKAYLVETRLAGLLMETGCMDYGELYRRAASETGTAMRDRIVDAMTTNETLWFRDGHPFEILRTVLLPELAAPLVAGLRFRIRIWSAASSTGQEPYSIAITILEFCRNNPGVRPDQFEILASDISPSALFLARAGRYDAAALGRGMPDELRARYFRQEGQVWVVDDAVKKMVTLKKFNLQDPLDPLGRFDIVFCRYVTIYFSEAFKRQIFEGISRLTAQGGYFFTSAVENLQTSEDLFAPIYHGSGTYYRSRKG, from the coding sequence ATGGGCACTGAGACCATCCAGCCCTCCGACTTCCGGCTCATGCGGGAGTACATCGAGAAGAACTGCGGCATCGTTCTCGGCGAGGAGAAGGCCTACCTCGTGGAGACGCGCCTCGCGGGCCTCCTGATGGAGACGGGGTGCATGGACTACGGCGAGCTGTACCGGCGCGCCGCCAGCGAGACCGGCACCGCGATGCGCGACAGGATCGTGGACGCCATGACAACGAACGAGACGCTCTGGTTCAGGGACGGCCACCCCTTCGAGATCCTCCGGACCGTACTCCTTCCCGAGCTCGCGGCGCCGCTCGTCGCGGGCCTGCGCTTCCGCATCCGCATCTGGTCCGCGGCCAGTTCCACCGGGCAGGAACCCTATTCCATCGCCATCACCATCCTGGAGTTCTGCCGCAACAATCCCGGAGTGAGGCCGGACCAGTTCGAGATCCTGGCCTCGGACATCTCCCCCTCGGCGCTCTTCCTCGCCCGGGCGGGGCGGTACGACGCGGCGGCCCTGGGCCGGGGCATGCCCGACGAACTGCGGGCCCGGTACTTCCGGCAGGAGGGCCAGGTCTGGGTGGTCGACGACGCCGTGAAGAAGATGGTCACCCTCAAGAAGTTCAACCTCCAGGACCCGCTGGATCCCCTGGGGCGCTTCGACATCGTCTTCTGCCGCTACGTCACCATCTACTTCTCCGAAGCCTTCAAGCGCCAGATCTTCGAGGGCATCTCCAGGCTCACGGCCCAGGGCGGCTACTTCTTCACCAGCGCCGTGGAGAACCTCCAGACCTCCGAAGACCTCTTCGCACCCATCTACCACGGCTCGGGCACCTACTACCGCAGCCGGAAAGGCTAG
- a CDS encoding response regulator, with amino-acid sequence MPSKILSVDDSSTIRRIVGRVVATLGMEMVEAANGREALAVLERDHADIALVVLDVNMPEMDGGETLAAMKKDPRFQSIPVMMLTTESERGRILEFIQGGAANYLVKPFTPDDLAAKMAACMGDLF; translated from the coding sequence ATGCCCAGCAAGATCCTCTCCGTCGACGATTCCTCCACCATCCGGCGCATCGTGGGCCGCGTCGTGGCGACCCTGGGCATGGAGATGGTGGAGGCCGCCAACGGCCGCGAGGCCCTGGCCGTCCTGGAGCGGGACCACGCCGACATCGCCCTGGTGGTGCTGGACGTGAACATGCCCGAGATGGACGGCGGGGAGACCCTGGCCGCCATGAAGAAGGACCCGCGCTTCCAGTCCATCCCGGTCATGATGCTCACCACCGAGTCCGAGCGGGGACGCATCCTGGAATTCATCCAGGGCGGCGCCGCCAACTACCTGGTCAAGCCGTTCACGCCCGATGATCTGGCGGCCAAGATGGCCGCCTGCATGGGCGACCTTTTCTAG
- a CDS encoding GNAT family N-acetyltransferase, translated as MNALIDEGLDLIQRPRSPDLGDYDWFDVELGGTPVGKSRCRIEADRFTVFSIMIYPEYEGHGYARAVISHFKTRYGLIVADRVRYTARDFWLKMGFAPETIDRYTWRR; from the coding sequence ATGAACGCCCTCATCGACGAAGGCCTGGACCTGATCCAGCGCCCCCGCAGCCCCGACCTGGGGGACTACGACTGGTTCGACGTGGAGCTGGGGGGGACGCCGGTGGGCAAGTCCCGCTGCCGCATCGAAGCGGACCGCTTCACGGTGTTCTCGATCATGATCTACCCGGAATACGAGGGCCACGGGTACGCCCGGGCCGTCATCTCGCATTTCAAGACCCGGTACGGCCTGATCGTCGCCGACCGGGTCCGTTACACGGCCCGGGACTTCTGGCTCAAGATGGGGTTCGCGCCCGAAACCATCGACCGTTACACGTGGCGGAGATGA
- a CDS encoding chemotaxis response regulator protein-glutamate methylesterase: protein MSSPKLRILIVDDTAVYRRILTEVVESFQLDCEVAACPSGRLALNRLDQGETDLVLLDVEMPDMSGLETLRLIRSLHPATSVIMISGTTSAAAAYTVEALALGALEFVSKPEGADAEASRAGLKDILRPLVRHVQTRANLRVAASGIPAREDPRIPAPPAPPPPPPAPPRRHAPGPTRFDVLGIGVSTGGPNALGELIPALPANLRVPVLIVQHMPPLFTASLAEHLNRNSRVPVHEAVEGEPVLPGKVYIAPGGKHMVLRRSRDGDQAIIGLNENPPENSCRPSVDVLFRSMAAHYGGNILAVVMTGMGSDGCEGVRAMKRAGCHCLTQSEETCVVYGMPMVVDEAGLSDERVPLPLLASRISSLVGAGRTS from the coding sequence ATGTCCTCTCCCAAGCTCAGGATCCTCATCGTGGACGATACGGCGGTCTACCGCCGGATCCTCACGGAGGTCGTGGAGTCCTTCCAGCTCGACTGCGAGGTCGCCGCCTGCCCCAGCGGACGGCTGGCCCTCAACCGCCTGGACCAGGGCGAAACGGACCTGGTGCTCCTGGACGTGGAGATGCCGGACATGAGCGGGCTCGAGACGCTGCGCCTCATCCGGTCGCTCCATCCCGCCACGAGCGTGATCATGATCAGCGGCACCACGTCCGCCGCGGCCGCCTACACCGTGGAGGCGCTGGCCCTGGGAGCGCTCGAGTTCGTGAGCAAGCCCGAGGGGGCCGACGCCGAAGCCAGCCGGGCCGGGCTCAAGGACATCCTCCGGCCCCTGGTGCGCCACGTCCAGACCCGCGCCAACCTGCGCGTCGCGGCCTCCGGGATCCCTGCCCGGGAGGACCCCCGGATCCCCGCCCCTCCGGCGCCGCCACCGCCTCCGCCGGCGCCGCCCCGCCGCCACGCCCCGGGACCAACCCGGTTCGACGTGCTGGGCATCGGCGTCTCCACCGGGGGTCCCAACGCCCTGGGCGAACTGATCCCGGCCCTGCCGGCGAACCTTCGCGTGCCCGTGCTCATCGTGCAGCACATGCCCCCGCTCTTCACGGCCTCCCTGGCCGAGCACCTGAACCGGAACTCCCGCGTCCCCGTCCACGAGGCCGTCGAAGGCGAGCCGGTGCTCCCCGGCAAGGTCTACATCGCCCCCGGCGGCAAGCACATGGTCCTGCGCCGGTCCAGGGACGGGGACCAGGCCATCATCGGCCTGAACGAGAACCCCCCGGAGAACAGCTGCCGGCCCTCCGTGGACGTGCTCTTCAGGTCCATGGCCGCCCACTACGGCGGCAACATCCTCGCCGTGGTCATGACCGGCATGGGGAGCGACGGCTGCGAAGGCGTGCGCGCCATGAAGCGCGCCGGCTGCCACTGCCTCACCCAGTCCGAGGAGACCTGCGTGGTCTACGGCA